One Delphinus delphis chromosome 16, mDelDel1.2, whole genome shotgun sequence genomic window, ATAATCCCTTGTGAAGCACCATCATTATTTCCAGACTAAGAATAAGCTAAACTGGACCATTAAACAGAGAAGCAGAGGTGATAACCACTTCTCTAGATAGGTCTTTATAATGGTTTCAGTTGGGGTATATGGTACACGGGGTCCCATTTTGTCAATTTGTAAGtgccaaaaatataattttattattcactGGATCAGAGCATCCATGCCTTCTATGGGATTATGTTAAAATTAAATCAATGGATACCATGAATCTTAGGATGTTTCACCTTAACCAACAGAAATACTGTCTATTTCTTCTCAATGActcagtctgtttgggctgctataataaaatacaatggaCTGGGTgccttataaacaacaaaaatttatttctcacagttctagaggctgagaagtccaagatcaacaTGCCAgatgtctggtgaggacccacttcctggttcacagatggctgTCTTTTCCTAAGTCCTCATATGACAGAAGCAGCAAGGGAATTCTCTGGAGTTCCTAttgtaagggcactaaccccattcatgagggctctgtccTCATAACCCAATCACCCTCAAAAGCCcaacctccaaataccatcacactggcgATTAGATTTCAACCTTACGAATTTTGGAGCAATACACAATTGAGTCTATAGCACTATTTTATGTTCAATAACTCCTCTAAGATTTTAGGGGTAACGTGATTACATTTAGTGGGATGCTCAGGTATAACTATAACTTGAACCCTGTATTAAGGCCATGAAAGTTTGCCAATGGTACATTTCAGCAGATACTAGAGTTAACACTAAAGTTAATTTGGAAGGTATAAAAGCCTATCAGCACCCTTTTATCTTTTGTTGTATAAATTATATTAGTAAATTCTGGATTTCCAATTGGGTCAAACTGTGGAcctaacttacataatattgtacagcaactatacctcaattaaaaaaaaaaaacaaaaacaaaagactgtGGACTTTTGtatcagttattttgttgtttcctctccctgtgtctaagtctgcctccctcccttcattctttctttccatttcttttctttttgtggttacTGGATATACTTCTGAGGAGGAGGGGTTCTTTTTActctaatcaaacttacaaattTCTGTCTCCAGAGAGCATCCGATCAGGATCGTCAGGGTTAGGGGCCTGCTCCATGGCAATGGTTTCTGCATATGGCTTAAGGATCCCAGGCTTAAGTTGCATTTGAATTAACCTCTTTGCTGTGCCCCAGGATGGGAGTTTTCCCCTCTAACTATgagcacagaattttttttctttttttttttttttttacaacatagAAATAGGTAGCAGGTGGTGCAGCAAAAGCATGCTGGGCCCATAACCCAGAGGTTGATTGATTGAACATCCTCTGTCTGCCATGGCTGTGGTCTTTTTTTCTGCCACGCaggtttctttctctctgttttctctgtgcAAATTTCCTCGGTTATTTTGGATTTCTAGCCATGTAAAGTTTTGGCTTTCAGTTTTTGTCTCTATCCAATCACCCATGGCATGGACCTTCTGGGTGGTTACAAGGGAGAGTATCAAAGTCCAGCAGCTGGCCTCATAGGTAGCTTAGAGACCACCTGCCAAACAGACTGAACCCAATGGCAAGCCACACAGGGGCATAGCCAATTAATAATTCTCTCTTAGCGAAAACAGCCTCTCAGAGTGGGAAGGGAGAGCGACACtccaaaaaaagaacacagagcaGAGCAGGCCAAAGTGCAAGCCTACCAGCGATTGGTGGTTCTATCCCAAGTGGCCTCTGCCACATCACAGAACCAGTTAGCCAAGAGCAATGAGCTAACACTGACTAGGTGACCTGTCTTGGATGGATAATCCTGCTCATGATGCCAACTGTATTAACTGCCTTCTAGTCACTCTGTTGGTGGCGGGATTCCTGCCCTGGGGTAATGGAATAGCTGAACACATGACATCTCACACTGGACAGGTGAGATCTACATAAGTTTACTAGTTATGCATATTCACAGGCCAGGCAAGAGGGCACCACATgccatccaaggtcacacaggtagtgcACTTGGGAACAGAGGGAACAACTAGGGGTTGTGGGAAATGGCTCTGTACTATCAAGAGGGTGCAGCGACCCCTGGTTCCTGTGAGAGGATGGGACTGGCTTTTCTGAGTAATCTTGCGGGCTGGTAGGGAAGTGAAACTTGCTACTCAGGGAAAAGCAAGAACCACAGGTACACCTGGTTGCCTTGGTAAAACAGGAGGATTGTTTGATTACAGGACCTTATCTGTGGGAGTAGAATGGGGAGGGAAATGTGCAAGTTAGGACATTAGAGGACCTTTTAGTTTTAGGTGTTAAGAGACTCTATTACACTGGGCCTTAAGTTGctataatttaaagtattttggggacttccctggtggtacagtggttaaaaccccgcactcccaatgcagggggcccgagtttgacccctggtcaggaaactagatcccgcatgctgcaacaaagatcctgcaggctgcaaccaagacccagcacagccaaataaataattaaataaatattaaaataaatgaagtattaCGAAGActataaaaacaacccaaatattcattAGTGGTGATTATAGCTGCAGTGCAAAAACGTATGACTGACAAGCAAAAACTTTAGTACAGAAACAAGATGTTATAATGAGAGGTAAGGAATTTAAGATAATTCCAAAAAAAGGTAATAagtcttagaaaagcagaaagcTGTAATTGAAGATATGCTTCAGTGGTTGTCAATATATGATTTCTGAGAATGcattcccctccccagcccaaccCCACATGGGAAAATTGGTACTGAGTGATGTGAGTTTTCAATTTTGTAAATATGTAAGAAAGCATCCTCACAGATTAATCTATTCTGTTATATGAGGCagggttgtttatttatttaatacactGCATTTTTTCGAGTAGTTTTAGGGTTACAGAAAAAATGAGAAGGCACAGAATTCCTATATACCCCTTCACCTCCACCTCCCTCCACAGTGTTCCgtattattaatatcttgcattagtgtggtacatttttaCAACTGATGAGCCAATACTGATATAGTTTTACAACtgaaatccatagtttacattaggattgaccctttgtgttttacattttgtaggtTTTGACAAAtcaatgacatgtatccaccattacagtatcctACAAGATAGTTTCACcatcctaaaaattctctgtaatCCATGTATTCATCCCTCCCACCTTCACCCCGGACCCGTGATCTTCTTGctctctccacagttttgcctttatGAGAATGCattacagttggaatcatacagtataaagccttttcagattgacttctttcatttagcaatacGCATCTAAGGTTCTTCTGTGTGTCTGTTACTtgatagctcacttctttttatcACCTGCTTGAGCATTATATCCTGTAACCTTGCTGTAACTGCTTACTAGTGTCAggagattttgttgttgttgtttctctggaattttctacatagacaatcatgttatctgtgaacgtagatagatttatttctttcttccaaatCTGTACCTTTTAGTCTTactgcattagctaggacttcctgAAGGATGCTGGAAAGGTGTAGTGAGAGGGGACCTCCTTGCATTGTTCCTTATCTTATTGGGAAAGCaactagtttctcaccattaagtatgatgctagctgtaggATTTTTATAGATGTTTATTACCAAGTTAAGGAAATtccttagtatttatttatagtaAGTTAGTATTCCTAGCTTACTGAGAGTTTCTTATTTATCACGAATGGGTGTTAGgattttctgaaatgtttttctgcacctattgatatgatcatataatatttcttctttagcctgttgacaTGATGGGTTACATTAATTGATTATTAAATGTTGAACCAGTCTTGCATACctggatgaatcccacttgatcacggcaTGTAATTctctttatacattgttggattcaatttgcagatattttgttgaaaacttctatatctatgttcatgagatattggtctgtagttttcctttcttgttatgtctttgcctggttttataattagggtaatgctggcttcatacaATGAGTAAGAAGTATTCTCTCTGCTTTCACATTCTGTTAGATATTGTAGAGAACTGACACCATCTCTTCCttaatttggtagaattcaccagtgaaaacaTCTGGGCCTAATACTTTCTGATTTGGAAGATTAACAACTGATTCAATTTCTTGAATAGATATATGCCTATTCCAATTTATCCTtctgtgagttttggcagattgtgtctttcaaggaattggcccatttcatctaggttatcaaatctGTGGTCTCAGAGTTGTCCATAACATTTCTTTATAATCCTTTTCATGCTCATGGGATCAGTAGTTATGGCTCTCTTTCATTCCTGGTATTAGCAACTTgtgtcttctgtttttcttagtTAAACTGgctagagatttatcaattttattgaccttctccaagaaccagcttttggttttactgattttctctattggtttcctgttttcaattaCTCTGATATCTGCCCTAATTCtcattattcttttgttttttattccttggacttaatttgctcttctttgtctagtttccTAAAATGGAAGCTTAGACTCTGTGTGCAATCTAAGATCATTTGGTTATGTAATCTTAGATTATTAGCTTAACctaattatttacataatatgATCATGTAATTTAGTATATCACCTTTGCCCTGTCAATAAAAGCACCACTCTAGTTCTACTCTGGCCCTGCTCCAGGCTCAATCCTCCTTCTCACAGAATCAACAGTCATTAAGGGCCCAGATCTCTGGGTACATCAGACCCTGGAATTTAGTCTAATTTACAGCCCTGAGTGTCATCTAGTCTGAGGCTTCTTTCCTGGACCCTGTCTTGGAAAGCAGATGCTTACACAGGATTTGGATAAATTTAGGCTGAAGGCTAGagtatttacatatgtatactcAAGGCACATCATGGTTTACGATGAATCATGggtgaaaagagaaaaggggcAATGGGAGTAGGGCCTAGATATCCCCATGCATAGAATACATTTTATTGAACATTCTGTTATTTTGatatagaagttttaaaatgttagacATTAGCTTTGTGGGCTTCCTTTTATTGAACTGTTGCTCCAGGCCCTACACACATGGGAGATGTGCCTAATGTTGTTAACAACTGCTAAACTAGGAGTATCTATTTTCTATTCACAATTTCATTAAGTTCTGTGTAGGAAACATATAGTTTCCTACATATATAGCCCTGTGAACTTAAGGGATACTTCACAGGTGTTTAGTGCTGTTGCCCTAATTAGTCAATTTATCTCTGCTTTTAAAAAGCTTCATATTCAAATGGTTGCCAAAATCAGGGTGGCAGAAAGGCTGTGATTATTAATACAAGGAAACTTCTTATTGTGAAATCCTGATTCCTTTATAATCTTATTGTAATACAGATTCCAGATTCCTTTTTGATTTTGCAACCTGTGAAGGTTAACTCAAATATATAAACCataaaatttcatagaaatacacacataaacacacagactACCTGGTGAAATATGAATAAAGTCTGTATCTGACTTAGTAGTAGAGTACCATCAATTCCTTGTACTTGCTATGGTTATGTAACATTACTATTAGAGGAAGCTTCGTAAAGGGCACATGAGAATTTTATGTACTATTACTGCAACTTCTTATGagtctattttacttttttttttttttttagtttttaaagcttTACATTGCACAATATACATCTATAAATTACAATTTGTTTCCTAAAAATAACTATGAcatcaaaaccaaaacacaacTTCTAACTTCTAATGTCTGATTACCTCTAAAGAAAATCTTCAAGCCATATGTCTCAAATGGACAGACTTCTCCCCAACATAAGTTACGACATAACCTAGTTTGTATTTTTGCTACAATttttacaaaatcaaaatatCTGTGAGGTTTTATGCCAGTATTAGTTATGTGACGTTCAATGGAATGTTACCTCTTAACAAGACTGTCCTATACTTGTTGCAGTCTAGAGATATGTCCCATGTCATTACTTTAGAGTAAAATAAGGCCAGTTTGTGGATGAAGGTTACGGAACATTCAGGATGTCAACAGAGCTTTCTCCATGATGTGAATTGTCTGAAATGCTCAACATTTCTAATATTCGCTTCAATCATAAGATTTTTCTCCTGTGTGTGTTCTCTGATGTACAATGAGGTTTGACTTCTGAGAGAACGTTTTCCCACATGTGTTACATTCATAGGGCTTCTCCCCTGTGTGTGATCTCTGATGTTTAGCAAGGTCCGATTTACGGTAAAAaactttcccacattcattacattgaCAAGATTTCTCCCCTGTGTGAGCCCTGTTATGCACCGTGAGGGATGATTTGTGACTgaaggatttcccacattcattacattcataagGCTTTTCCCCTGTGTGTTTTCTCTGATGCAAAGTAAGTCCTGATTTCACACAAAAAGattttccacattcattacatttatagGGTTTTTCTTCTGTATGCGTTCTCTGATGTACGATTAGAGCTGACTTATGGCAGAAAGCCTTTCCACATTCactacattcatagggtttctcccctACGTGAATTCTCTGGTGCTGAGTGAGCTGTGATTTCTGGCagaaggttttcccacattcaccgcactcatagggtttctcccctgtATGTGTTCTGTTATGTTTAGTTAGGTATGATTTATTATAGAAGATTTTTCCACATTCAtgacattcatagggtttctcccctgtATGGGTTCTATAGTGTTGAGAGAGGGTTGACTTATGGCTGAAAAATTTCCCACATTCAGGGCATGCAAAGGGTTTCTCCCCTGTGTGAGTTCTCTGATGTACCGTAAGGTCAGACTTCAAGCagaaggttttcccacattcGTAACATTCATAAGGTTTCAACCCTGTATGAATTATCTGATGCCTGGTGAGTACTGACTTATGATAGAAAGTTTTCCCACACGCACTGCATTCATAGGGTTTATCTCCTAAGTGTGTTCTCTGATGTTGTGTAAGATGTGACTTCTGACAGAAAGATTTCCCACACTCAGGACACTCAAAGGGTTTCTCACCtgtatgagttctctgatgtACTGTAAGGTGTGAATTCATACAgaaggatttcccacattcatAACATTCATAGGGTTTCAGTCCTGTGTGTGTTCTCTGATGTTTAGTGAGGTCTGACTTCTGGTAAAAAGTTTTCCCACATGCATTACACTGATAGGGTTTCTCCCCCGTATGTGTTCTCTGGTGTAATGTGAGGGCTGACTTGTggctgaaggctttcccacattcactgcattcatagggtttctcccctgtGTGTGATCTCTGATGTTTAGTGAGGTTTGACTTCTCCCAGAAAGtttttccacattcattacattgaAAGCGTTTCTCTCCCGTGTGTATCCTCTGATGTCGAGTGAGGTGTGACTTCTCCCAaaaagctttcccacattcattacattcaaagtgtttctctcctgtatgagtTTTCTGAAGCTGTGAGAGGTACAACTTCCTCCTGAAATTATTCCCACCTTCATCACATTCATAGTATTTCAAATATGCCCCATGATGTTTCAAAAGGGTGGACTTCACACATAAGGATTTCCCACAATTACTAAGTTCATAGTGATTTTCCTTTGGGGGAGTTATCTGATGGAACAAGAAGGCTGAGTTATCACAGAACCTTCTCCCATATTCATCATATTCACAGTCATTCCCTTCAGTGATCTCTCTTTTGTGTGTATACAATACTGCCTTTTCAAGGAAGGTTTCTCGATATATGCTATATTCAAAATTTTGCTCTAAAGTTTGAATCTTCTCAAGCTGAACAGGATCCTCATTATGACTGACcgttttcccatttttaaaaaattcacttttttctctAGTGTGAGTTTTCTCATGTTTAATATTGAGTAGCAATTTTCCACAGGCATTAAATTCATCAGTCTTTTTTCCTAAATAGTTTTTCTTATTGATAACGAATTCTGAAACATAGTTGAAGTTCATTCCACATGAGTCACACCCACAGAGtatttttctggaaggaaaagaatctgTGTCCAAGTTAAGTGGTTTTCCTATTACATTACCTTGTTCTTTAGTCAGCATTTTGTTATTGATGAATACAACTTCCCACACATGTTTAGGCTGGTTTTCTTGGCTCTTTTCTTTCATGTGGTCAGTCTTCCAGActtctagaaacaagaaaaattaatctCATCACATGAACATTAACACATTTCTTATGGGACGAGACCTATATACTATATACAAATGCCCTACATTATTTGTAGCTGACTTTGCTTTCTTGTCTATTCTCCAGGGATAAAAATAACTGCAAgtatgtattttttctatttctagggTTTCAGGTGAAAATACaaatgcaagaaagaaaaaggccaGTATAGtggaaaaagggagaggaaactGTTATTAGAACACATACATTTGGTTTGCAACATCTGAGGAATAACAGAAACTCTTTAAATTTGAATCTCTCCATGAATcctccaaaaaactaaaaatatcaatataaggAGAACAAATAAAATTACCAACAACAATCCATGACTTTGGCACAACTAGGAGATACAGAATACTACTAACTTCATATCACCACTaagtaaggaaataaatattcaaatacagAAGAAACTGAGATAGAGCCCATATCTACGAAAAGAGTCAGCTAGAAACTGTGGTAAACACACGTAAAACAAGAGACAGAAAACTTAGAGGTGATTAAccacaaataaaaattactcCCAGCAAGAAAAAGTTCCACTGTGAGTGGGAAAATACTGAGATGATGTCACAGTTCTGATAGAGCTCAGACTACTGGGAAACCCGAATGAAGGGACTTGTAGTATGTGGGACTAAGGAGACAAGCAAGGGCTGGTCAAAGAGAAACTGAtggcaatacaataatagtagggataATATCCCACTTTTGTCAATggataatccagacagaaaatccatATGGAAACACTGGACTTAATCAACATATCAGACcagattaacagatatacacaaaacattccacccaaaagcaacagaatacacattcttctcaaatgtacaaggaacattctccaggatagatcatgtgtTAGCCCACAAAATATGTCTTAACAAattcaagaagactgaaatcatatcaagcatcttttccaaccacaatgatatagaatgaaaaaaaccaattacaagaagaaaattgGAAAGTTCACATATATTTGGAGactaaacaaaatactagtgaacaccaatgagtcaaagaagaagtcaaaggagacaaatgaaaatgtaaacacaacAGACCAAAACTCACAGGATAAGGTGAAAGCAGTTTTAAGCAGGAAATTCATAATGACAATGCTtacatcaagaaataagaaaactctcaaataaacaacctaactttacaactcaaagaactagaaaaagagggagaaatgaaGCCCAAATTagtagaagaggaaataacaaagactaaagcagataaaaatgaaatagggACTAAAActacagtagaaaagatcaatgaaactaagagttggttctttgaaaagataaacaaaattgagaaacctttaGACAGTCTCAGGGTGAGAAAAAGAATACTCAAATAAataataccaaaaataaaaaagaagatgttACAAgtgacacctcagaaatacaaagggtaagagactactataaaaaACTACACCACAATAAATTTCACAACTAGaaggaataaattcctagaaatatacaacctaccAACACTGAatcaaggagaaattaaaaatcttaacaggccaattactagtaagaagtttgaatcaataatcaaaaaaactcccagcaaacaaaagcctaggaccagacagcttcactggtgtATTCTAACAAACACTTAAAGAATTAttaccaatctttctcaaactcttccaaaaaattaataGGGAGggacacttccaaattcattttagaaGGCCAGCATGACCCTGTTACTAAAACTTGACAAAGacactgagagaaaagaaaattacaagctaatatccctgatgaagacagacacaaaaatcctcaacaaaatattagcaaatcaaattcaacaaccTACTAAAGGCAGCATACACCACGatgaagtggaatttattccaggaatgaaaggatgagTCAACATCTGGAAATTAATGTGATATACATCATATTAGGGAAGGATAAAGAtcaatgatcatctcaataaatggaaaaaaaaagcatctgacaaaattcaacactcattcgtgatcaaaactctcaacaaagtgggtagtgaggaaatgtacctcaacataatacaggccatgtATGACAGGACCATTGCTAAAATCATAGTCAATGGTAAAAAGCGGAAAGATTtttctgtaagatcaggaacaagacaaggatgcccattcttgacacttctattcaacatggtattggaagtcctagtcagaggACATAggcaagaaaatataataaaagccatCCAGGGACTTCCCCACCAGAGaagataagactccacgctcccaaggcaggcggcctgggttcagtccctggtcagggaactacatctcacatgcaagccacaactaagagtttgcatgtcacaactacagagcccgtgtgctgcaactaaggagctggcaagctgcaactaaggagcctgcctgccgcaactaagacctggtacaaccaaataaattaattttttaaaagccatcgaaatcagaaagggaaaagtaaaCTGTCATTATTTACAGATAACATGGTATTACACATAGAAAACAccaaagactccatcaaaaaacttttagaactaataaatgaattcagtaaagttggagaatacaaaatcaacatacaaaaatctgttgtttcTATAGATTAatacaaactatcagaaagagaaagtaagaaaacaataccatttaaaaCTGCATCAGAGAAtgaaatacctaaaaataaatttaaccaagtagaTAAAAGACCTGcatattgaaaactataagacactgataaaagaaactgaaaaagacacaaatggaaAGTTATTCCATGCTCATAGACTGAGagaattatattattaatatgttcatatgacccaatgcaatctacagattcaaagcaatccctatcaaaatttcaacagcatttttcaaagaagtagaacaaacaatcctaaaatttatatggacccACAAAAGactcctaatagccaaagcaatcttgagaacaaagaagaaagctggaagtatcacacttcctgatttcaatctatactacaaagctataataatcaaacagcatggtactggcataaaaacagacacatagatcaatggaacagaatggagagcccccaaataaacccatgcatacaaaatcaattaatttaagacaaaggatccaagaatatacaacatggagaggacagtctcttccataaatggtgttgggaaaactgtatagccacatgcaaaactaactcaaaatgaattaaaaatgggaacataaaacctgaaaccataaaactcctagaagaaaatataggcagtaatAAGCTCCTTGATagtggtcttggcaatgatttttttttttctggatttgaaACCAAAAGCAAAGTCAACAAAAGCACAATAAACacgtgggactacatcaaacttcaaagctttagcacataaaaggaaaccaacaaaatgaaaaaagcaacctactgataggaaaaaatatttacaactatGTATCTGATaaaagggttaatatctaaaatacatagagaactcatacaattcaatagcaaaaaaaaaatctgatttaaaaatgagcagaggatatgaatagacatttttccaaagaagacatgcagatggccacagagtacatgaaaaggtgctctacatcattaatcatcagggaaatgtaaatcaaaacactactttttaaaaaattagaatatatttgacatataactttataaatttaaggtgtacaacatgttacCTTGACAAATTTATAAGCTATACTGTGACTGCCACTGTAGCAATAATTAGCACAACTATCATgttacataattatcatttctttttagcagaagaattaagttctagtctctttaagttctagtctcttagcaaatttGATGATTATAATACCATACTGTTGCCTCTATTCACTATACTGTTCATTAGCTCTCTAAGGCTTATTTACTGATTACAAGTTGGTACCCTTAAATAGCATGTcctatttcctcatctttcatcctctggtaaccaccatgtCACGCTCTTGTTTTTAAGTTTGGCTTTttcagactccacatataagtgatatcatatagtaacctgtctttctctatctgacttatctcacttagcataatgtgttcaaAGCCCATCCgtattgcaaatggcaggatgaCCTCCTTTTCTTGTGGctagataatattccactgtgtatacaTATTGTACacatcacatcttttttatccattcatctgttgatgggcactagGATTGTTTCCATAccctggctactgtgaataatgctgcaataaacatcagaatgcatatatctcttcaatatcctgttttcattttgggggggtATACAACCCAGAAGTATAAATATTGGGTCATATTctagttctatttctaattttttgcagaacctgcatactgttttccaaactggctgaaccaatttacatctTAACCAACGGTGTAcaagggttcgcttttctccacagccttgccaacaca contains:
- the LOC132440022 gene encoding zinc finger protein 33B; this translates as MNKSQIEQKFQGSVSFTDVTVGFTQEEWQHLDPTQRSLYRDVMLENYSNLVSVGYCVTKPEVIFRLEQGEEPWILEEEFPRQSFPEVWKTDHMKEKSQENQPKHVWEVVFINNKMLTKEQGNVIGKPLNLDTDSFPSRKILCGCDSCGMNFNYVSEFVINKKNYLGKKTDEFNACGKLLLNIKHEKTHTREKSEFFKNGKTVSHNEDPVQLEKIQTLEQNFEYSIYRETFLEKAVLYTHKREITEGNDCEYDEYGRRFCDNSAFLFHQITPPKENHYELSNCGKSLCVKSTLLKHHGAYLKYYECDEGGNNFRRKLYLSQLQKTHTGEKHFECNECGKAFWEKSHLTRHQRIHTGEKRFQCNECGKTFWEKSNLTKHQRSHTGEKPYECSECGKAFSHKSALTLHQRTHTGEKPYQCNACGKTFYQKSDLTKHQRTHTGLKPYECYECGKSFCMNSHLTVHQRTHTGEKPFECPECGKSFCQKSHLTQHQRTHLGDKPYECSACGKTFYHKSVLTRHQIIHTGLKPYECYECGKTFCLKSDLTVHQRTHTGEKPFACPECGKFFSHKSTLSQHYRTHTGEKPYECHECGKIFYNKSYLTKHNRTHTGEKPYECGECGKTFCQKSQLTQHQRIHVGEKPYECSECGKAFCHKSALIVHQRTHTEEKPYKCNECGKSFCVKSGLTLHQRKHTGEKPYECNECGKSFSHKSSLTVHNRAHTGEKSCQCNECGKVFYRKSDLAKHQRSHTGEKPYECNTCGKTFSQKSNLIVHQRTHTGEKSYD